From Schizosaccharomyces pombe strain 972h- genome assembly, chromosome: II, the proteins below share one genomic window:
- the nrk1 gene encoding nicotinamide riboside kinase, with the protein MTRKTIIVGVSGASCSGKSTLCQLLHAIFEGSSLVHEDDFYKTDAEIPVKNGIADWDCQESLNLDAFLENLHYIRDHGVLPTHLRNRENKNVAPEALIEYADIIKEFKAPAIPTLEQHLVFVDGFMMYVNEDLINAFDIRLMLVTDFDTLKRRREARTGYITLEGFWQDPPHYFENYVWPGYVHGHSHLFVNGDVTGKLLDKRIQLSPSSKMSVRDNVQWAINSILNALQ; encoded by the exons ATGACTCGGAAAACTATCATTGTTGGGGTTAG tgGTGCCTCTTGTAGTGGAAAATCG ACTCTATGCCAGCTTTTACATGCCATTTTTGAAGGATCTTCTCTCGTTCATGAAGATGATTTTTACAAG ACTGATGCTGAGATACCAGTCAAAAACGGCATTGCCGATTGGGATTGCCAAGAGTCGTTGAATTTAGACGCTTTCcttgaaaatttgcattATATCCGTGATCATGGCGTGTTACCTACTCACCTTCGAAATagggaaaataaaaatgttgCTCCTGAAGCCCTAATAGAATACGCTGatataattaaagaattcaaGGCACCGGCCATTCCAACTTTGGAACAGCATCTCGTTTTCGTAGACGGATTTATGATGTACGTTAATGAAGACCTTATAAACGCATTTGATATTCGACTGATGCTGGTGACCGATTTTGATACGCTTAAGCGTCGTAGAGAAGCCCGTACTGGTTATATAACGTTGGAAG GATTTTGGCAAGACCCCCCACATTATTTCGAAAATTATGTTTGGCCTGGCTATGTACATGGTCATTCCCATTTGTTTGTCAATGGCGATGTGACAGGGAAATTGCTTGATAAGCGTATACAGTTAAGCCCTTCTAGTAAAATGTCTGTGAGAGATAACGTCCAATGGGCCattaattcaattttgaATGCTTTACAATGA
- the abo2 gene encoding ATPase histone chaperone translates to MRRRARSIRFSSDDNEDNEEDDDYYSNAHSEKSEDHSNHIKVSHFDPSSYKQKLVSVRETQRNRKFSSLQKHLNTETPSFSVSIENPSKPSAAFNDASLGKKSTEHQIDGIRNGSSNLQMEGNDKELDTDNNEDESTTFKDEEDDLISPKSYLTSSKTFSYPKAPTESTNGDYLDEDYVDGQSDPESSNASDSDFADSPDDLTKVRSPIPSRRGRRKRKMRGPILPVKKNLRVKKAMSPLRAERNSPDFRRKLRSRDNRPNYHLFDYYNEIASSPNPSTTKITYNPPKLPMKDFATLPIGYQSTCDSDETSELSSTSSEQTSDVEGLNAYNNLGASSDIENAPSSQLHFGHIDEKTIRSTDPFANRENLDFNSIGGLEDIILQLKEMVMLPLLYPEVFLHLHITPPRGVLFHGPPGTGKTLMARVLAANCSTKNQKISFFLRKGSDCLSKWVGEAERQLRLLFEEARRVQPSIIFFDEIDGLAPIRSSKQEQTHSSIVSTLLALMDGLDTRGQVVVIGATNRPNDLDPALRRPGRFDREFYFPLPNKQARMKILEINSLHFSPKIPESYLLHLAESTSGYGGADLKALCTEAALNAVRRTFPQIYTSSDKFLIDLNEISVSICDFVVASEKIAVSTRRSDVKPNIPITDSHKILFKKSIEVITSKIRRLLKLDVYLPTVESLQKLPAEELMRQKEINSLKTTMSFRPRLLITDIYGYGCTYLSKVLFSMLDGIHVQSLDISELLMDTTTSPRSLLTKIFSEARKNAPSIIFINNVEKWPSLFSHSFLSMFLLLLDSISPLEPVMLLGFANTNQEKLSSTVRSWFPSHRSEYHDLSFPDYSSRYSFFHYLLKRISFLPIHQKSAEAASVDILPKVLPVSKTSDLTDKVNRRQRKNDKKIKNKIQVKLSSILEMLRSRYKKFKKPIIDLNDIYIDESNERVVKGKSKDNFEYFLSGNTVTRKKDNACFKMMNFEEIERRLWSGRYCTPKEFLRDIKMIKQDAILSGDVNLKHKAKEMFAHAELNVDELIDAKLLYDCCQVSKREKAYKQLKQKKLNNAKDAHEMQESKNEETFVRNDVAQEDNFIELSSNEVRNVSNDEHKHTLFHGQSLTHNNLIAVTPPSRTGVEHKEENKKYDNVNIQKTLAKCAEEFAEHTNFNKVELLDFVYSKLSSTIWENREEHDLLKIVRDVRQTFFRSLEDMGV, encoded by the coding sequence ATGCGCAGAAGGGCCAGATCCATTCGTTTTAGTTCTGACGATAATGAAgataatgaagaagatgatgatTATTACTCCAACGCACACAGCGAAAAATCAGAGGATCATTCAAATCATATAAAAGTTTCACATTTTGATCCTTCCTCctataaacaaaagttaGTTTCAGTGCGTGAAACTCaaagaaatagaaaattcTCTTCGTTACAGAAACATCTAAACACAGAAACGCcttctttttctgtttCTATAGAAAATCCTTCAAAGCCTTCTGCGGCATTCAATGATGCATCATTGGGAAAGAAGAGTACTGAACATCAAATTGATGGTATCAGAAATGGAAGTAGTAACCTTCAAATGGAAGGAAATGATAAAGAGCTAGACACTGATAATAATGAGGACGAATCCACTACCTTTAAGGATGAAGAAGACGATTTGATAAGTCCGAAATCATATCttacttcttcaaaaaccTTTTCGTATCCAAAAGCTCCAACAGAATCAACAAATGGTGATTATTTAGATGAAGACTACGTAGATGGACAAAGTGATCCTGAGTCTTCGAACGCCAGTGATTCTGACTTCGCGGATAGCCCTGATGATTTGACAAAAGTGCGCTCACCCATTCCAAGTAGAAGAGGACgtagaaaaagaaaaatgagaGGTCCAATTTTGccagttaaaaaaaatttaagggTCAAGAAGGCAATGAGTCCTCTTCGCGCTGAGCGAAATTCACCAGATTTCCGACGCAAACTTCGTAGTCGTGACAATCGACCGAATTATCATTTATTTGACTATTACAACGAAATTGCATCTTCCCCAAATCCTTCAACAACGAAGATTACTTATAATCCGCCAAAATTGCCTATGAAAGATTTTGCTACTCTTCCCATCGGTTATCAAAGTACTTGCGATAGTGATGAAACGAGTGAGTTGAGCAGTACAAGTTCAGAGCAAACTTCCGACGTTGAAGGACTTAATGCTTACAATAATTTGGGCGCTAGTTCAGATATTGAGAATGCTCCCTCCTCTCAACTTCACTTTGGTCACATAGACGAAAAGACGATTAGAAGTACTGACCCTTTTGCCAATAGGGAAAATCTTGATTTCAATTCCATAGGAGGACTGGAAGATATTATACTTCAACTGAAAGAAATGGTGATGCTTCCTTTGTTATATCCAGAAGTATTCTTACATCTGCACATCACACCTCCTAGAGGTGTCTTGTTTCATGGTCCTCCAGGGACTGGAAAAACACTAATGGCTAGGGTGTTGGCCGCTAACTGCTCGaccaaaaatcaaaaaattagtttcTTCTTGAGAAAAGGGTCTGATTGTTTAAGCAAATGGGTTGGCGAAGCAGAAAGGCAACTTAGGCTTTTATTCGAAGAAGCTAGAAGAGTACAACCCAGCATCATATTCTTTGATGAAATAGATGGGCTTGCTCCTATTCGATCTTCAAAACAAGAGCAAACTCACAGTTCCATTGTCTCCACCTTGCTTGCTTTAATGGATGGCCTCGATACGCGTGGACAAGTAGTAGTAATTGGTGCTACTAATCGTCCCAACGATCTTGACCCGGCCTTAAGGAGACCCGGTAGATTTGATCGCGAATTCTACTTCCCTCTACCAAATAAGCAAGCACGTATGAAAATTCTTGAAATCAATTCTTTACATTTTTCTCCAAAAATACCAGAGAGCTACTTATTACACTTAGCGGAATCTACGTCTGGTTATGGTGGAGCAGATTTAAAAGCTTTATGCACCGAAGCAGCCCTTAATGCAGTTCGACGCACCTTCCCCCAAATTTACACATCTTCtgacaaatttttaattgacCTGAATGAAATATCCGTTAGCATTTGCGATTTTGTAGTCGCATCTGAGAAGATTGCTGTTTCTACACGAAGAAGTGATGTTAAGCCGAATATACCTATTACGGATTCCCACAAAATTCTGTTTAAGAAAAGTATTGAGGTTATAACGTCAAAAATTAGACGACTATTAAAACTTGACGTATATTTACCAACGGTCGAGTCTTTACAAAAACTTCCTGCTGAAGAGTTGATGaggcaaaaagaaattaactCTCTAAAAACTACCATGTCATTCCGCCCAAGACTATTGATTACTGATATTTATGGATATGGATGTACTTATTTAAGCAAAGTGCTTTTCTCTATGTTAGATGGTATCCACGTGCAGTCTTTGGATATTTCTGAGTTGTTAATGGACACAACCACATCTCCGAGGTCTTTGTTAACCAAGATATTCTCTGAAGCCCGAAAAAATGCGCCAAGtattatatttatcaatAACGTAGAAAAATGGCCATCTCTATTTTCACATAGCTTTTTGTCAATGttccttcttttattaGATTCAATTTCCCCTTTAGAACCTGTCATGTTACTGGGGTTTGCTAATACTAATCAAGAAAAATTGTCGTCTACCGTCCGCTCCTGGTTTCCTTCTCATCGAAGCGAATATCATGACTTGTCGTTTCCTGATTATTCATCAAGATACTCTTTTTTCCATTACTTGCTTAAACGTATTTCATTCCTTCCCATTCACCAAAAGAGCGCCGAAGCAGCAAGCGTTGATATTTTACCCAAAGTACTACCAGTTTCTAAAACATCAGATTTAACCGACAAAGTAAACCGAAGACAAAGAAAGAACgacaagaaaataaaaaacaaaattcagGTTAAACTTAGCTCAATACTTGAAATGCTTCGCTCTCGTTATAAAAAGTTCAAAAAACCGATAATAGATTTAAATGACATTTACATTGATGAGTCGAACGAAAGGGTGGTAAAAGGAAAATCGAAGGATAATTTTGAGTATTTCCTTTCAGGAAATACAGTCACTCGTAAAAAAGACAATGCTTGTTTCAAAATGATGAACTTTGAGGAAATTGAAAGACGCTTATGGAGTGGACGTTACTGTACTCCTAAAGAGTTTTTGCGTGATATCAAAATGATCAAACAAGATGCGATCCTGTCTGGCGACGTGAACCTCAAACACAAAGCCAAAGAAATGTTTGCGCATGCCGAATTAAATGTTGATGAGTTGATTGATGCAAAGCTGTTGTATGATTGTTGTCAAGTCTCCAAGAGGGAAAAGGCATATAAACaactaaaacaaaaaaaactgaaCAATGCAAAGGATGCTCATGAGATGCAAGAATCAAAGAATGAAGAAACATTTGTGAGAAACGATGTTGCACAAGAAGACAATTTCATTGAGCTTTCGTCAAATGAGGTTCGCAACGTTTCTAATGATGAACATAAACATACTTTATTTCATGGACAATCACTTACTCATAACAATTTGATTGCTGTCACTCCACCTAGCAGGACTGGTGTTGAACACAAAGAAGAGAACAAAAAATACGATAACgtaaatattcaaaaaaccTTGGCAAAATGTGCAGAGGAATTTGCTGAACATACCAATTTTAATAAGGTGGAACTACtagattttgtttattcCAAATTGTCATCCACTATTTGGGAAAATCGTGAGGAGCATGATCTTCTTAAGATAGTTCGGGATGTAAGACAAACTTTCTTTCGGTCGCTTGAGGATATGGGtgtttaa